In Candidatus Zixiibacteriota bacterium, the genomic window AGGGTTTATCTTTGGGAGAACAAACGGAGGTGCGCGAGCGATGTTGATAGGAAAAGTCGCCCAGGCAGCCGGTGTCAATATCCAGACGCTGCGGTATTACGAACGGCGCGGCCTGGTCAGGTCGCCGGTTCGACGATCATCGGGCTACCGCGAGTATCCCCCGGACGCGGTCGACCGGATTCGCTTTGTAAAACGATCTCAGGAGCTCGGCCTTACGCTGGCTGAAATCGGTGAGCTTCTTAGGCTCAGAGAAAGTCAACGGGCACGCTGCAGC contains:
- a CDS encoding heavy metal-responsive transcriptional regulator; translation: MLIGKVAQAAGVNIQTLRYYERRGLVRSPVRRSSGYREYPPDAVDRIRFVKRSQELGLTLAEIGELLRLRESQRARCSDVRHRTQLKIAEIDNKIRSLTAMRSALAVLLRSCSSNATVRYCPIIESLEPIS